In Salmo salar chromosome ssa03, Ssal_v3.1, whole genome shotgun sequence, a single genomic region encodes these proteins:
- the LOC106600811 gene encoding gastrula zinc finger protein XlCGF57.1: MAELETECITLGLDTLHASECGSPPLDPLRPECTSPTLHLLSSDCSTPTLGTLAAEIAEPMVMLPCVKTEPADDLDPIRTVDLSEIQPLSTAELGHEQIKMEISGLDYIKSEHHVHDLHCFHSSEYESDSYSMKSHYEPSLVFDYITHVSDSLDYIRSEQHADLQCYYTTELGAIKTEYEPNLMSSHIKTEMSLESIHMAELRTELNKLSHDGVMEGHRLDNEFPGAGGLYELQSTHAGKGPGHTSTKGHSTTPRKPRNLSGEKPFSCTQCGKNFSTLGNLKTHQRIHTGERPYTCSQCGKSFGQAGNLKRHQLIHTGQKPYICAHCPKGFTKADDLRSHQRLHTGEKPFCCLQCGKSFGQSKELKAHQLSHTGERPFCCQHCGKSFTKEMSYHNHLQIHTGEKPYCCSQCGKTFSNSGVLKTHEKIHSGVRPFGCTQCGKSFGRLGHLKAHQQIHTGERPFACLQCGKNFSQSGHLKAHEQIHKRERSDMSSSSSSISSSSSGGSSSRSTDSS, translated from the coding sequence ATggcagagttagagacagagtgCATTACGCTAGGACTCGACACGCTGCATGCATCAGAGTGTGGCTCGCCACCGCTGGATCCACTTCGGCCTGAGTGCACCTCGCCAACCCTCCACCTGCTCTCGTCCGACTGCAGTACACCCACGCTCGGCACGCTGGCGGCAGAGATTGCAGAGCCCATGGTCATGCTGCCCTGCGTGAAGACTGAGCCCGCAGACGACCTGGACCCCATCCGCACCGTGGACCTGTCAGAGATCCAGCCACTGAGTACGGCGGAGCTGGGCCACGAACAGATCAAGATGGAGATCAGTGGGTTGGACTACATCAAGTCTGAGCACCACGTCCACGACCTCCACTGCTTCCACAGCTCCGAGTACGAGAGCGACTCGTATTCTATGAAGTCTCACTACGAGCCCAGCCTGGTGTTCGACTACATCACCCACGTGTCCGACAGCCTGGACTACATCAGGTCGGAGCAGCACGCTGACCTGCAGTGTTATTACACCACCGAGCTCGGGGCCATCAAGACTGAGTACGAGCCCAACCTGATGTCCAGCCACATCAAGACCGAGATGAGCCTAGAGTCCATCCACATGGCAGAGCTCCGGACCGAGCTAAACAAGCTCAGCCATGACGGGGTCATGGAAGGCCATAGGCTGGACAACGAGTTCCCTGGTGCAGGAGGCCTCTACGAGCTGCAGTCCACCCATGCTGGCAAAGGCCCAGGTCACACAAGCACGAAAGGGCATAGCACAACTCCACGCAAACCTCGTAACCTCAGTGGGGAGAAGCCTTTCTCTTGCACCCAGTGTGGGAAGAATTTCAGCACTCTGGGGAACCTCAAAACACACCAGcgcattcacacaggagagaggccgTATACCTGCTCGCAGTGCGGCAAAAGCTTCGGCCAGGCAGGgaacctgaagaggcaccagctCATTCACACAGGTCAGAAACCCTACATCTGTGCCCACTGCCCCAAGGGCTTCACCAAAGCAGATGACCTCCGCTCACACCAGCGGCTACACACCGGCGAGAAGCCCTTCTGTTGCcttcagtgtgggaagagctttgggCAGTCCAAGGAGCTCAAAGCCCACCAGCTAAGCCACACCGGAGAGAGGCCTTTCTGCTGCCAAcactgtgggaagagcttcaccAAGGAAATGAGCTACCACAAtcacctgcagattcataccgGCGAGAAACCGTACTGCTGCTCTCAGTGCGGGAAGACATTCAGCAACTCGGGGGTCCTTAAAACACACGAGAAGATACATTCCGGGGTGAGGCCATTCGGCTGCACACAGTGCGGTAAGAGCTTTGGCCGTTTGGGACATCTTAAAGCACACCAGCAAATCCACACTGGGGAGCGACCTTTCGCCTGCCTCCAGTGTGGGAAGAACTTCAGCCAGTCAGGCCATCTCAAAGCACATGAGCAAATTCACaaaagagagagatcagacatgagcagcagcagctccagcatcagcagcagcagcagtggtggcAGCAGCAGCCGCAGTACTGATAGTAGCTAA